TACTGAAGAAGAAATAAAGAAGATTCTTGAAATTTTAGATAAATACAGGGAAAGTTAAGCCCTCTTAGCTTTTTTCTCTTGTTCTTCTTTAAAATTCCTCCCGGTTCTTTTTCAAACCTTCTCATATTCTTCCCACGAATGAAAACAGTTTTATATGACTTCTTTTCTAATAATCTTGGGTGAGATGTATGCAAACAATCATAATTGATGTGAAAGTTCCCCATGACATGAAAGGAGAAATATTAAGGAAGCTTGCTTATATAATTCATGGGAGAATTAGAAAGGCGAAACTCCTCCCTCCAGACAAATTTGGATATAGTGAGATAGTTCTAAACCTCGAAACTGACAATCCCAGAAAAATTTTGAGTGAGATATCAAAATTGAAGATAAAAACTGTGAGAGCTTCAAGCCATTAGGATGTTCTCGAGTATCTTCACTGCCTCTGCAATTCTTTTCTCTGGTTTTTCATCTGTCTTTGGAAGTTCTAGGTTTATGACGACAATTTCTTCATTTCCTTCTTCCTCAATTTCAAAGATCTCTGACTCTTCAATGTCCACGCTTTCAAAAAATGCCTCAAGTTCTGGAGTCAGTATTTTCTTGTTCATTCCGTATACCTCAACTCTCACGAAGTCATTCTTTGATGATACTATTATCGAGACATTGTATTCTCCAATCTTCTTTGTGAACTTCATAGCCTCCCCATACCCTAGGGACTCCTCTTTGAATCCCATATCTCTCAACGTCTTTCTAATTCTCTCAATCTTGTTCCTTATCTTCTTAACTAACTTTCCGCGAAGTCTCATGCTCTCCTCAACTGCCTTCTTTATTATCTCGCCGACTCTCTCAATGTCTCCTTCCCAAATTCCCACAAGCTTAATTCCAGAGCTCGTGGCTCTTATCTCGAGCTTAATTTCATCAGTTTTAAATTCAGAAAGATCCTCTATTCTAAGCTCATTCAAACGGAGAATCTCGAATTCAAGTTTAACGTTTCTCCCAAAAGTAGTCCCTTTAAATTTCATAAGGGGCCTCACCTAGTGAGGGAGATAGGTGGATTATTTAAAAACATTGCTAATGAATGAACTTCGGTGGTGCTATTGAAGATAGGGAAAGTGGAAAAATACATTTTAGAAAAGCTAGAGCAGAAAAAACTTCATTTTGTTCTCATAGACCCTGATGACACAACTCCTGAAGATGCCAATCGGTTGGCTAAGCTCTGTGAGGAAGTAGGAGTAGATGCAATTATGGTTGGAGGCTCCACTGGAGCCGAAGGGGATGTTTTAGATTCTGTGGTTAAAGCAATAAAAGAAGGTACATCCCTTCCTGTAATCCTCTTCCCCGGATCGCATGGGGGAATTAGCAAGTATGCGGATGCAATATTCTTTATGAGTCTCCTTAACTCTAGAAATCCATTCTTCATAACAGGAGCTCAAGCCTTAGGAGCATTTACTGTGAAGAAGTTTGGGTTGGAGCCAATATCAATGGCGTATATCATAGTCGAGCCTGGAGAAACCGTCGGATGGGTTGGAGATGCAAAGCCAATCCCAAGGCACAAGCCCAAGATAGCGGCCGCATATGCCCTGGCGGGACAGTATCTTGGGATGAGACTCGTGTATTTGGAGGCAGGTAGTGGGGCTCCAGAGCCGGTTCCCGCAGAGATGGTTAAAATCGTTAGGAGTGCCATTGACATTCCTTTGATAGTTGGCGGGGGAATTAGAAGTGGAGAACAGGCTAAAAGATTAGTTAAGGCGGGCGCTGATATAATAGTAACTGGAACCGCAATAGAGAGAACCAGATCGATCGAAGAGGCCAGGAAAAAACTGGAAGATTTACGAAGGGGAGTGAG
This is a stretch of genomic DNA from Pyrococcus sp. ST04. It encodes these proteins:
- a CDS encoding geranylgeranylglyceryl/heptaprenylglyceryl phosphate synthase, producing MKIGKVEKYILEKLEQKKLHFVLIDPDDTTPEDANRLAKLCEEVGVDAIMVGGSTGAEGDVLDSVVKAIKEGTSLPVILFPGSHGGISKYADAIFFMSLLNSRNPFFITGAQALGAFTVKKFGLEPISMAYIIVEPGETVGWVGDAKPIPRHKPKIAAAYALAGQYLGMRLVYLEAGSGAPEPVPAEMVKIVRSAIDIPLIVGGGIRSGEQAKRLVKAGADIIVTGTAIERTRSIEEARKKLEDLRRGVSL